From a single Aspergillus puulaauensis MK2 DNA, chromosome 2, nearly complete sequence genomic region:
- a CDS encoding putative short chain oxidoreductase/dehydrogenase (COG:Q;~EggNog:ENOG410PP34;~InterPro:IPR002347,IPR036291,IPR020904;~PFAM:PF00106,PF13561,PF08659;~SECRETED:SignalP(1-30);~go_function: GO:0016491 - oxidoreductase activity [Evidence IEA];~go_process: GO:0055114 - oxidation-reduction process [Evidence IEA]), whose protein sequence is MSIWFITGASSGFGLDLALLALESGHKVIGTVRNASRASAAVSAIKAKGGEIVELDVTKAESIPGVVEQANAIYGGIDILVNNAGYSLLGAVEDMKEEEVKLQMETNFFGPFRLIKAFLPTLRSRGNTTIVNISSIAGQDAQPTCGLYAASKFALEGLSEALSREVAAFNISVLVVEPGAFRTNFLSAAQATETPLSEPYKGGIVETVLGKFEAAQGKQRGDPAKAVRRVFEVVTGTGEAGGLKGKILRLPLGPDCVERIEAKMGRLQSDLDTTREVALGTDLS, encoded by the exons ATGTCAATTTGgttcatcaccggcgcatCCTCCGGATTCGGGCTCGACTTGGCACTCCTCGCCCTAGAGTCCGGCCACAAAGTCATCGGGACGGTGCGGAACGCAAGCAGGGCATCGGCCGCTGTATCCGCgatcaaggccaagggcGGCGAAATCGTCGAATTGGATGTCACAAAGGCTGAGAGTATTCCTGGTGTCGTGGAGCAGGCGAATGCAATCTATGGCGGGATTGACATTCTAGTTAATAATGCGGGATATTCACTTCTTGGGGCTGTTGAGGATATGAA agaagaagaagtaaaACTGCAAATGGAGACGAATTTCTTCGGCCCCTTCCGACTAATCAAAGCGTTTCTACCGACCCTTCGGTCCCGAGGAAATACTACCATCGTCAATATCAGCAGTATAGCCGGACAGGATGCGCAGCCAACATGCGGTCTCTATGCAGCATCCAAATTCGCGCTGGAGGGGTTATCCGAGGCTCTATCTCGTGAGGTTGCCGCGTTCAATATCTCCGTATTGGTCGTCGAACCGGGCGCGTTCCGGACGAATTTCCTTTCCGCGGCGCAGGCTACCGAGACGCCGCTTTCGGAGCCGTATAAGGGGGGGATTGTTGAGACTGTGTTGGGCAAGTTTGAAGCTGCGCAGGGGAAGCAACGGGGTGATCCGGCCAAGGCAGTTAGGCGGGTGTTTGAGGTTGTGACGGGGACGGGGGAGGCTGGggggttgaaggggaagATATTGAGATTACCCCTGGGACCGGACTGCGTTGAGCGGATTGAGGCGAAGATGGGCAGGCTACAGAGTGATTTGGACACGACGAGGGAGGTTGCTCTGGGGACGGACTTGAGTTGA
- a CDS encoding uncharacterized protein (COG:S;~EggNog:ENOG410PU0G) — MSEVCIQTPFSRDPAQRLRQRPKHRNHNHKNIQKAQSEQPQTLKSSSIFLDHLFALPGELRLEIHRQILVRPCKYNLRHKHTCDGHAFITHHSRTFHKTQTVLRCANCRPIPGHSHMEQTSDSTARSQWARPKTNPYFCDECYPDMQSRFGHQRSPVLRGVHCLCARHDGLGWLLVNRRIYEEAAPVFWKENTFSFEGARVLSEFLEEIPSEKRAMIRSISFRAPVATFMDIGELGPCWALLQGCTGLRELELDSKFLNHFDSVRALNRLCIPGVRVRFVQIGPADNYRDQIRLRCIWPLASNLDAYSDELGDALVASIQGEVSDERYLRRLFDERIGILGFAVVIR, encoded by the coding sequence ATGTCTGAAGTGTGCATCCAAACTCCCTTTTCGCGCGACCCAGCTCAGCGGTTGCGCCAGAGGCCAAAGCATcgcaaccacaaccacaagAACATCCAAAAGGCCCAATCTGAACAGCCCCAAACCCTcaaatcctcctccatctttctcGACCacctcttcgccctcccagGGGAACTCCGCCTAGAAATCCACCGCCAAATCCTCGTCCGGCCATGCAAATACAACCTCCGCCACAAGCACACCTGCGACGGCCACGCCTTCATCACCCACCACTCACGCACATTCCACAAAACACAAACAGTCCTGCGCTGCGCAAACTGCCGCCCAATCCCCGGCCACAGCCACATGGAACAAACATCCGACAGCACCGCGCGCAGCCAGTGGGCACGCCCCAAGACAAACCCTTACTTCTGCGACGAGTGCTACCCAGACATGCAGTCGCGGTTTGGACACCAGCGGAGTCCCGTTCTCAGGGGTGTGCATTGTCTCTGTGCGCGCCATGACGGGCTCGGGTGGTTACTAGTCAACCGAAGGATATATGAAGAGGCGGCGCCCGTTTTCTGGAAGGAGAATACCTTTTCCTTTGAGGGGGCGCGGGTGCTATCTGAGTTTCTGGAGGAGATTCCTAGTGAGAAGCGCGCGATGATTCGGTCCATTAGCTTTCGCGCGCCCGTAGCTACCTTTATGGATATTGGGGAGCTGGGTCCGTGCTGGGCGCTTCTGCAGGGTTGTACGGGGCTGAGGGAGTTGGAGCTGGATTCGAAGTTTCTGAACCATTTTGATTCGGTGCGGGCGTTGAACAGGCTTTGCATTCCTGGTGTCAGGGTACGCTTTGTCCAGATTGGGCCAGCGGATAATTATAGGGATCAGATTCGGTTACGGTGTATTTGGCCGCTGGCTTCGAATCTGGATGCATATTCAGACGAACTGGGGGATGCGCTGGTGGCCAGTATTCAGGGAGAGGTTTCTGATGAGAGATACCTTCGACGATTGTTCGATGAACGCATCGGGATCTTGGGATTTGCTGTGGTGATTAGATGA
- a CDS encoding basic helix-loop-helix domain-containing protein (InterPro:IPR011598,IPR036638;~PFAM:PF00010;~go_function: GO:0046983 - protein dimerization activity [Evidence IEA]), with protein sequence MDTVAMASALESDYRNPSQYAVEQSPDYTEAPYTPPPQYYMIPAGGCTQGVPFAPYFPQNPILNSIQHVNNEYDCFVNGVISDVLISVDDGPGYKPRYDEKLLHTGPYTVPQSNLMWGSDVSFGPNGYHPSPPPESQLDREPAPLYGIRPLSHPIPTPTPKIEPEPEPELEPEMIPLDSQDQSPELAELNRGGLQNITGKKRRRLLHIIAERNRRLHQNKMYEELYRMVPGLENSSRSTKREVLMRTADWLEDLVEGNKKLKQQLKHLPPRS encoded by the exons ATGGATACTGTCGCCATGGCCTCTGCTTTGGAGTCAGATTATCGAAACCCGTCCCAGTATGCTGTGGAACAAAGCCCTGATTACACAGAGGCACCCTACACACCACCGCCACAATATTATATGATCCCAGCTGGAGGTTGTACCCAAG GTGTTCCTTTCGCTCCATACTTCCCGCAAAACCCGATCCTCAACTCTATACAACATGTTAATAATGAATACGACTGCTTTGTGAACGGCGTCATCAGCGACGTACTGATCAGTGTCGATGACGGACCCGGCTATAAGCCACGGTATGACGAAAAGCTACTACACACGGGTCCTTACACGGTACCCCAGAGCAACCTGATGTGGGGATCAGACGTATCCTTTGGGCCCAACGGGTAccatccaagcccgcctCCAGAATCCCAACTCGACAGGGAACCGGCTCCATTATACGGAATCCGTCCGTTATCACACccaatcccaaccccaacaccaaagATAGAACCcgagcctgagcctgagctCGAGCCCGAGATGATACCACTAGACAGCCAGGACCAGTCCCCTGAACTGGCGGAGCTGAACCGAGGCGGACTGCAAAATATCACAGGAAAGAAGCGACGAAGACTACTCCATATCATCGCCGAGCGGAATCGACGGCTGCACCAAAATAAGATGTACGAGGAGCTGTACCGAATGGTGCCAGGGCTGGAGAACAGCTCGCGCTCGACGAAGAGAGAGGTGCTGATGCGGACTGCGGACTGGCTGGAGGACTTGGTCGAGGGgaacaagaagctgaaaCAACAGCTAAAACACCTCCCTCCACGTTCTTGA
- a CDS encoding DUF3433 domain-containing protein (COG:S;~EggNog:ENOG410PIN4;~InterPro:IPR021840;~PFAM:PF11915;~TransMembrane:9 (o47-69i90-110o130-149i156-175o527-554i649-672o692-712i761-784o1110-1129i)), which produces MSGARRHNLYNVYLHIKDRYWAARGSPQNARPTHPTGWRPIPLRPTYLSFIACIMLCLLVVLEALRQYSERTGGLRFFSDTNDLSHFESFAYNYVPVIIALVLATLWSFIDFDVLRLEPYFQMSRPDGCPATVMFINYNFGQSFITPITSAKRRHWLVLSVSLVTLLIRIFHPALESSLLELREVTTITEESMKTWSQFVDLSAQARWFSVQEDTESSNFDAYFTDAADLQQSRSGEFSVAPVQIPSDDRRESTVWTLNQTIYWTQLDCQDLFEEANFPVFMNQSDEVGPWLYWDVDNVHITGLGEECTLDFSYDNVVFEKTDYLQTRYWEPTWSQNPFTDAEKTFTPDGCDSIDLYGVVLTINASSFGSDTIAAARDRLTSSATMFACNIEYYQGEAEITMHANSSITSAKLFNETKRELTQEEFNIDAFQGFLGHRAMYTSDTLFFETNETTGDRMVTELPVISQYVGDLDPVIVLDTSEAMNLDEFTAKVTRGVKQTFILMMTRLFNPDVAPSTTPALRSTGQVALAVVSVVARCAEAILGIGVALTLIMLRYYHKRPNILQSDPGSIGAMCSMLTDVFGMGNVLANPQSGFHQYSTRQIRRLLGDCRLRWYHGPLGSRLEIVTVDGNPVQLDDQMRVRADPRPHFLIIPIFVLEFLLLAAVIVLMSLAASSLAKDGGFQHLNQSSSSFLQVVLSFLPSVVASAVGALCTSIHRNLSILEPWVHLQHGMATVSSSLTMNYSCQNPWTVLPKAAKNRHVLLVLISIACISNTILTTVAGGLFTQQMTESETGTDALYANYSHSVFCQDDFAADFTEYDLIQTSITSGVPLLPWTSTNHSFAPIMIYDGDQDSSYSATTLGVGAHLDCWSLSIPGNITDLDDGPHWTYHPSKQPEQECRVKMTPPRDQNDRYSLSINFYSPIATDENDICQTSTMLIVGRWNYTAASGVTPENTVALQCEPDIMLKNYSITFDSKGQIMDHFPVPDTAITSGRMYDNATISLGQFNKVFAAIPQSFYGQQSDSDSGYISSYDWAGFLVALLYKRDVAPITHIDAAHLTNLSQTVYQWVYGTYFSLWRDTYLLPLDEPIPAQNATVIWSAWRMEPSVSSLIIAMTVIGLDTVIVLIVFGTRRGRFKGPRIPRSIGSVIPWIANSQMIHDFDGTYGWTNNQRQTHLERLKKRYGFRMFLRDDNVWRYAVDEEPPVAATKTITAGEAAPDSTSAGGKPPDEIELSVVENQGTPIETTPPETTFPDTPPPDYSAAPPDAPARETNEIREQDSRTT; this is translated from the exons ATGTCTGGAGCCCGGCGACACAATTTGTATAACGTCTATTTGCACATTAAAG ACCGATACTGGGCTGCCCGTGGCTCTCCTCAGAATGCCCGACCGACCCATCCGACGGGATGGCGTCCAATCCCCCTACGCCCCACCTACCTCTCCTTCATCGCTTGTATTATGCTATGTTTGCTAGTAGTGCTCGAAGCTTTGCGACAATATAGTGAACGGACCGGCGGGCTTCGCTTCTTTTCGGATACCAATGACCTGTCCCATTTCGAATCGTTTGCCTACAACTATGTCCCCGTTATCATCGCCCTCGTTCTTGCTACGCTGTGGTCGTTCATTGACTTTGATGTGCTGCGCCTGGAGCCCTATTTTCAAATGTCTCGGCCGGATGGGTGCCCTGCGACAGTCATGTTCATCAATTACAATTTCGGCCAGAGTTTCATCACGCCAATCACCTCCGCCAAACGTCGTCATTGGTTGGTATTGTCGGTCTCGCTGGTTACGCTTCTCATTCGCATATTCCACCCTGCATTGGAGAGTTCTCTTCTAGAATTGCGAGAAGTGACTACGATCACGGAGGAATCAATGAAGACCTGGTCCCAGTTCGTGGATCTGTCCGCCCAGGCACGCTGGTTTTCCGTGCAGGAAGATACCGAAAGCAGCAACTTCGACGCGTATTTTACGGACGCCGCGGACCTCCAACAGTCTCGTTCCGGGGAGTTTTCGGTTGCACCGGTCCAGATTCCTTCGGATGACCGCCGAGAAAGCACTGTATGGACGCTCAACCAGACCATCTATTGGACCCAGCTCGACTGCCAGGACCTGTTCGAAGAAGCCAATTTTCCAGTTTTCATGAACCAATCGGACGAGGTTGGGCCCTGGCTATACTGGGATGTCGATAACGTGCACATTACCGGTTTGGGTGAGGAGTGCACCTTGGATTTTTCTTATGATAATGTCGTCTTCGAAAAGACCGATTATCTTCAGACCAGATATTGGGAACCGACCTGGTCCCAGAATCCGTTCACAGATGCAGAGAAAACGTTCACCCCGGATGGATGTGATTCTATTGACCTTTACGGTGTTGTTTTGACCATCAATGCCTCCTCTTTTGGTTCCGACACTATCGCCGCTGCAAGAGATCGCCTCACATCGTCCGCCACCATGTTCGCTTGCAACATTGAATACTACCAGGGCGAAGCGGAGATCACGATGCACGCCAACAGTTCAATAACCAGCGCCAAGCTGTTCAATGAAACCAAAAGGGAACTCACCCAGGAGGAATTTAATATCGACGCGTTCCAAGGATTCCTAGGCCATCGAGCCATGTATACTAGCGATACTCTCTTCTTCGAAACCAACGAAACTACCGGTGATCGCATGGTAACCGAGTTACCCGTCATCAGCCAGTACGTCGGAGATCTCGACCCTGTCATCGTTCTGGATACATCCGAGGCCATGAACTTGGATGAATTCACGGCCAAAGTTACGAGGGGAGTGAAGCAAACCTTTATTCTTATGATGACCCGCCTGTTCAACCCTGACGTTGCACCTTCCACCACGCCCGCGCTTCGTTCCACCGGGCAGGTTGCTCTTGCGGTAGTCTCAGTTGTTGCGCGCTGCGCCGAGGCCATCCTCGGAATCGGCGTCGCTCTCACCCTCATCATGCTACGTTACTACCACAAGCGACCGAATATTCTCCAGAGTGACCCGGGTTCAATTGGAGCGATGTGCAGTATGCTGACCGACGTATTTGGTATGGGTAATGTTCTGGCCAACCCGCAATCCGGTTTCCATCAGTACTCGACACGCCAAATTCGTCGTCTTTTGGGCGACTGCCGGCTGAGATGGTACCACGGTCCACTTGGGAGTCGTCTTGAGATTGTGACCGTCGATGGCAATCCCGTGCAGTTAGATGATCAAATGCGAGTTCGGGCGGACCCGAGACCCCATTTCCTGATCATTCCGATCTTCGTCCTTGAATTCCTGCTCCTTGCCGCGGTGATTGTCCTGATGAGCCTGGCCGCATCCTCCCTCGCCAAGGACGGTGGTTTTCAACACCTGAACCAGTCGAGTTCGAGTTTTCTTCAAGTcgttctttccttcctcccGTCCGTCGTTGCTTCAGCGGTTGGCGCGCTCTGCACGTCCATTCATCGGAACTTGAGCATTCTCGAGCCATGGGTTCATCTCCAGCATGGCATGGCCACCGTGAGCAGTTCATTGACCATGAATTACTCCTGTCAAAACCCGTGGACTGTTTTACCAAAAGCCGCTAAGAACCGCCATGTCCTACTGGTCTTGATCTCAATTGCTTGCATCTCCAACACAATACTGACCACGGTTGCTGGTGGGCTGTTCACGCAGCAGATGACCGAGTCAGAAACTGGGACGGACGCCCTGTATGCAAACTACAGTCACTCCGTGTTTTGCCAAGACGACTTTGCGGCGGACTTCACTGAGTATGATCTGATCCAAACCAGCATTACCAGTGGGGTCCCGTTGCTTCCGTGGACAAGCACAAACCACTCATTTGCGCCTATTATGATCTACGATGGTGACCAGGACTCGTCCTACAGCGCAACGACGTTGGGAGTCGGAGCTCATCTCGACTGTTGGTCTTTGTCCATTCCTGGAAATATAACCGATCTTGATGATGGCCCGCACTGGACCTACCATCCGTCGAAGCAGCCAGAGCAGGAGTGCCGGGTGAAAATGACACCGCCCCGTGACCAAAACGATAGATATTCCCTGTCAATCAACTTCTACTCTCCGATTGCCACGGATGAAAACGACATCTGCCAAACGTCTACGATGTTGATCGTGGGACGGTGGAATTATACCGCGGCGTCGGGGGTCACCCCTGAGAACACGGTCGCTTTGCAATGTGAACCGGACATTATGCTGAAAAACTACTCAATCACATTTGATTCAAAAGGCCAAATAATGGATCATTTTCCGGTTCCCGACACTGCCATAACCTCCGGACGGATGTACGACAATGCCACAATCAGTCTTGGCCAGTTCAATAAAGTATTTGCTGCTATTCCACAAAGCTTCTACGGGCAGCaatcagattcagattcCGGCTATATTTCGTCTTACGATTGGGCTGGCTTTCTCGTGGCTCTTCTCTACAAGCGGGATGTGGCACCCATTACGCATATTGATGCGGCCCATCTGACGAACCTTTCGCAAACTGTATATCAATGGGTGTACGGTACATACTTTTCGCTATGGCGGGATACCTATCTTCTGCCGCTCGACGAACCCATCCCAGCCCAAAACGCCACCGTTATATGGAGTGCATGGCGCATGGAGCCGTCAGTGTCATCACTTATCATTGCGATGACCGTGATTGGGCTTGACACCGTGATCGTGTTGATTGTTTTCGGCACTCGTCGGGGTAGGTTCAAGGGGCCTCGGATCCCGCGCTCCATCGGGTCAGTGATCCCGTGGATTGCCAACAGCCAAATGATTCACGACTTTGACGGTACTTATGGCTGGACTAACAACCAGAGACAGACGCATCTAGAGCGACTGAAAAAGCGGTATGGATTTCGCATGTTTCTGCGCGACGACAATGTGTGGAGGTACGCTGTCGACGAGGAGCCACCGGTGGCTGCTACAAAGACAATCACGGCGGGAGAGGCGGCGCCGGACTCGACGTCCGCAGGCGGAAAGCCACCAGACGAGATCGAGCTCAGTGTTGTCGAGAATCAAGGCACACCGATAGAGACGACGCCTCCGGAGACGACCTTTCCGGATACACCCCCTCCCGACTATTCCGCAGCACCTCCAGACGCACCAGCGCGTGAAACAAATGAGATTCGTGAGCAGGACTCGCGAACTACGTGA